One Amorphoplanes digitatis genomic window carries:
- a CDS encoding GGDEF domain-containing protein — MRTNLVVSVIALAGFLVIPDDSTLQLVWQLATGWYAAGMIIGVVLLRRVPMAATWWLVALGVAGNAGGILVEFVLTYIDGVPDFPSWADAAYLSIYPAVAVGLLRLIRRRTAKRDWTNIVDATALTTGLGLLAWIFMVKPAASDPEIGLFGHIASVAYPVGDVVLLAITVRLLLAGGARNRSFRLICAALLTFLAGDVAWAVVNQMVWAPGPFAHKLLGDVFLTGYLLFAAAAVHPAAHTLARDVTPRRPRPSRTLLLLLTLASLIGPALLIMQALRHQVTDGLAIGLGCAVLFLLVVARMALLTTQLDIQSQRVRELAVTDELTGLPNRRAWNFELPRTMERARRNGEPLTVAILDIDHFKRFNDANGHPAGDRLLKEASAAWSGTVRAADHLARYGGEEFVLLMPNATADYARDVLTRMKHATPMRQTFSAGVATWDGAETSDELTARADAALYRAKDSGRDGIAEAEARPAQNPPIRRRPADPLCSGVCAGIDGCSCGGAGGYTVQVAGPVTTAQPARGGRHRIRRHAVQVFSAFKD; from the coding sequence ATGCGCACGAACCTGGTCGTCTCGGTGATCGCGCTCGCCGGGTTCCTGGTCATCCCGGACGACAGCACATTGCAGCTGGTGTGGCAGCTGGCCACCGGCTGGTACGCCGCCGGCATGATCATCGGCGTGGTCCTGCTCCGCCGGGTACCGATGGCGGCGACCTGGTGGCTGGTGGCCCTCGGAGTGGCGGGCAACGCCGGCGGCATCCTCGTCGAGTTCGTGCTCACGTACATCGACGGCGTACCCGACTTCCCGTCGTGGGCCGACGCCGCGTACCTCTCGATCTATCCGGCGGTCGCGGTCGGGCTGCTGCGGCTTATCCGCCGCCGCACCGCCAAACGGGACTGGACGAACATCGTCGACGCCACCGCGCTGACCACGGGCCTGGGCCTGCTGGCGTGGATCTTCATGGTGAAGCCGGCCGCCTCGGACCCGGAGATCGGGCTGTTCGGTCACATCGCGAGCGTCGCCTACCCGGTCGGGGACGTGGTGCTGCTGGCCATCACCGTCCGGCTGCTGCTGGCCGGTGGCGCCCGGAACCGCTCGTTCCGGCTGATCTGCGCCGCGCTGCTGACGTTCCTCGCCGGCGACGTCGCCTGGGCCGTGGTCAACCAGATGGTCTGGGCACCGGGGCCTTTCGCCCACAAGCTGCTGGGTGACGTGTTCCTCACCGGATACCTGCTGTTCGCGGCCGCTGCGGTCCACCCCGCCGCGCATACCCTGGCTCGCGATGTCACCCCGCGCCGGCCCCGGCCCAGCCGGACGCTGCTGCTGCTCCTGACGCTCGCGTCCCTCATCGGCCCCGCGCTGCTGATCATGCAGGCGCTCCGGCACCAGGTGACCGACGGGCTGGCCATCGGGCTCGGCTGCGCCGTGCTGTTCCTGCTCGTCGTCGCCCGGATGGCGCTGCTGACGACCCAGCTCGACATCCAGTCCCAGCGGGTCCGCGAGCTGGCGGTGACCGACGAGCTGACCGGTCTGCCGAACCGGCGCGCCTGGAACTTCGAGCTGCCGCGGACGATGGAACGTGCCCGCCGCAACGGCGAGCCGCTCACGGTGGCGATCCTCGACATCGACCACTTCAAGCGGTTCAACGACGCCAACGGCCACCCCGCCGGGGACCGCCTGCTCAAGGAGGCCTCCGCGGCCTGGTCGGGCACCGTACGCGCGGCCGACCACCTGGCGCGCTACGGCGGCGAGGAGTTCGTCCTGCTGATGCCGAACGCCACCGCCGACTACGCCCGCGACGTACTCACCCGGATGAAGCACGCCACGCCCATGCGCCAGACCTTCTCGGCGGGCGTGGCGACCTGGGACGGCGCCGAGACCTCCGACGAACTGACGGCGCGCGCGGACGCCGCCCTCTACCGGGCGAAGGACTCGGGCCGCGACGGTATCGCCGAGGCCGAGGCCCGGCCCGCACAGAACCCGCCGATCCGGCGGAGGCCGGCCGACCCACTCTGCAGCGGGGTCTGCGCCGGGATCGACGGCTGTTCCTGCGGCGGAGCCGGCGGGTACACCGTCCAGGTCGCCGGTCCGGTGACGACGGCACAACCGGCACGGGGCGGCAGGCACCGGATCCGGCGGCACGCCGTTCAGGTCTTCAGCGCGTTCAAGGACTGA
- a CDS encoding VOC family protein, with amino-acid sequence MASPPVISVMLIVSDADAAVAWYKAALGAAELWNLGGVAGLEVGGAAFFLHEVNPRKPTETSPGQAGATSTRIEVFTDDPDGFIERAVAAGATAGSEIEDHQVPWGTHRQGGFTDPFGHNWSVGDRSPLDRFPR; translated from the coding sequence ATGGCTTCGCCACCGGTGATCTCCGTGATGTTGATCGTTTCGGACGCGGACGCCGCGGTCGCCTGGTACAAGGCCGCGCTGGGCGCGGCGGAGCTGTGGAACCTCGGCGGCGTGGCCGGCCTCGAGGTCGGCGGCGCCGCCTTCTTCCTCCATGAGGTCAATCCCCGCAAGCCCACGGAGACCAGCCCCGGCCAGGCGGGGGCCACGAGTACCCGCATCGAGGTGTTCACCGACGACCCGGACGGCTTCATCGAGCGCGCCGTCGCCGCGGGCGCTACCGCCGGTTCGGAGATCGAGGATCATCAGGTGCCCTGGGGGACACACCGCCAGGGTGGCTTCACCGACCCGTTCGGCCACAACTGGTCCGTCGGCGACAGGTCACCGCTGGACCGGTTCCCCCGCTGA
- a CDS encoding trans-sulfuration enzyme family protein has product MSSWSSRAVHADAEVPRAAGAVSPPIVQTATFAADSAQEFAELALQRRGSGFYTRYGNPNHAQVAAVLADLEGAEAAMVFASGMATITTTVLALVRSGDHIVAQQRHYGGVPSLLLNLLPRFGVSCTQVDQTDPRAFAAAIRPETRLVLVESPSNPLLDITDLRAVSELARAAGALTIADNTFATPVNSRPLALGADLVWHSATKYLGGHSDLSAGVLAGPAEVLDRVWDAAIITGAVLGPIDAWLLLRGIRTLPLRVRQHNSNGLALARALEAHPAVAAVYYPGLPTHPQHRVAAAQMDGYGGVLSLELAGGYEAADRFIDGLRYARRAPSLGSVETLVVHPATMWQAILPPDQIQDAAMSPGLVRLSAGVEDTDDLVSDAIQSLNALKT; this is encoded by the coding sequence ATGTCGAGTTGGAGTTCCCGGGCCGTGCACGCCGACGCGGAAGTGCCCCGCGCGGCCGGTGCGGTGTCGCCGCCGATCGTGCAGACGGCGACGTTCGCCGCGGACTCGGCGCAGGAGTTCGCGGAGCTGGCACTCCAGCGGCGGGGTAGCGGCTTCTACACCCGTTACGGGAACCCGAACCACGCACAGGTCGCAGCGGTGCTCGCCGACCTGGAAGGTGCGGAGGCCGCGATGGTCTTCGCCTCCGGCATGGCGACCATCACCACGACCGTTCTGGCGCTGGTGCGGTCGGGTGACCACATCGTCGCGCAGCAACGGCACTACGGCGGAGTTCCCTCGCTCCTGCTGAACCTGCTGCCGCGGTTCGGGGTGAGTTGCACGCAGGTCGACCAGACCGACCCGCGGGCGTTCGCCGCCGCGATCCGGCCCGAGACGCGGCTGGTGCTTGTGGAGTCGCCGAGCAATCCGCTGCTGGACATCACCGATCTGCGCGCGGTCTCGGAGCTGGCCCGTGCGGCCGGCGCGCTGACCATCGCGGACAACACCTTCGCGACGCCGGTGAACAGCCGGCCGCTGGCGCTCGGTGCCGATCTGGTGTGGCACAGCGCCACCAAGTACCTCGGCGGACACAGCGACCTGTCGGCCGGCGTCCTCGCCGGACCCGCCGAGGTGCTCGACCGGGTCTGGGACGCCGCCATCATCACCGGCGCGGTGCTCGGCCCGATCGACGCGTGGCTGCTGCTGCGGGGTATCCGCACGCTTCCGCTGCGGGTACGCCAGCACAACAGCAACGGCCTGGCGCTCGCGCGGGCGCTGGAGGCGCACCCGGCCGTCGCGGCGGTGTACTACCCGGGACTGCCGACCCATCCCCAGCATCGGGTCGCGGCCGCGCAGATGGACGGCTACGGCGGGGTGCTGAGCCTGGAGCTCGCCGGCGGCTACGAGGCCGCGGACCGCTTCATCGATGGTCTGCGCTATGCGCGACGTGCGCCGAGTCTCGGCAGCGTCGAGACCCTCGTCGTCCATCCTGCCACGATGTGGCAGGCCATTCTCCCGCCCGACCAGATACAGGACGCCGCGATGAGCCCGGGCCTGGTCCGCCTGTCCGCCGGAGTCGAGGACACCGACGATCTCGTCAGCGACGCGATTCAGTCCTTGAACGCGCTGAAGACCTGA